The following proteins come from a genomic window of Solwaraspora sp. WMMA2065:
- a CDS encoding UDP-N-acetylmuramate dehydrogenase encodes MPDVSAHAPSAEDPTALAPLARYTTLALGGPADRLVTATTADELTEAVRDAGRRGEQILLLSGGSNVVIGDDGFPGTVILVRSTGFQVVTEEPARAGGPATVTIRVEAGEPWDDLVAATVAAGWSGVECLSGIPGAAGATPIQNVGAYGQEVAETVQAVHVHDRLTDERYALPAADCRFAYRDSLFKRNDRYLVLAVDFQLARSELSTPVRYAELARSLGVAVGDRVPLADARAAVLRLRAGKGMVLDATDPDTRSVGSFFTNPVLDAAAARRFHARVAAAGTGEPATWPVAGGDAVKVSAAWLIDKAGYGKGYPGGDAPVAISSKHTLALTHRGGGSTAALLDLAGTIRDGVRDRFGVALHPEPVLINCSFD; translated from the coding sequence GTGCCTGACGTTAGTGCCCACGCGCCATCTGCTGAAGACCCGACGGCCCTTGCGCCGTTGGCACGCTATACCACGCTCGCCCTCGGCGGCCCGGCCGACCGGCTGGTCACCGCGACCACCGCCGACGAGTTGACCGAGGCGGTCCGTGACGCCGGCCGGCGCGGGGAGCAGATCTTGCTGCTCAGCGGCGGCAGCAACGTGGTCATCGGCGACGACGGCTTCCCCGGCACGGTGATCCTGGTCCGCTCCACCGGGTTCCAGGTGGTCACCGAGGAACCGGCGAGGGCTGGTGGTCCGGCCACCGTCACCATTCGGGTCGAGGCTGGCGAGCCGTGGGACGACCTGGTCGCGGCGACCGTCGCCGCCGGCTGGTCCGGGGTGGAGTGCCTGTCCGGCATCCCGGGCGCTGCCGGCGCCACCCCGATCCAGAACGTCGGCGCCTACGGTCAGGAGGTCGCCGAGACCGTGCAGGCCGTGCACGTGCACGACCGGCTCACCGACGAGCGGTACGCGTTGCCTGCCGCCGACTGCCGGTTCGCCTACCGCGACAGCCTGTTCAAACGCAACGACCGCTACCTGGTGCTGGCGGTGGACTTCCAACTGGCCCGCAGCGAACTGTCCACCCCGGTGCGCTACGCCGAGCTTGCCCGCAGCCTCGGCGTCGCCGTCGGTGACCGGGTGCCGCTGGCCGACGCCCGTGCCGCCGTGCTGCGGCTACGGGCCGGCAAGGGGATGGTGCTCGACGCCACCGACCCGGACACCCGCTCGGTGGGCTCGTTCTTCACCAACCCGGTGCTGGACGCCGCCGCCGCGCGGCGGTTCCACGCCCGGGTCGCCGCCGCCGGGACGGGCGAGCCGGCGACCTGGCCGGTCGCCGGTGGCGACGCGGTCAAGGTCAGCGCGGCGTGGCTGATCGACAAGGCCGGGTACGGCAAGGGCTACCCGGGTGGCGACGCGCCGGTCGCCATCTCCAGCAAGCACACCCTGGCACTCACCCACCGGGGCGGCGGCAGCACCGCCGCGCTGCTCGACCTGGCCGGCACCATCAGGGACGGGGTCCGCGACCGGTTCGGCGTCGCACTGCACCCGGAGCCGGTCCTGATCAACTGCTCGTTCGACTAG
- a CDS encoding carbohydrate ABC transporter permease, which translates to MSIFPIYWMFVVATRSSDAMGQIPPPLTPGGNLPGNIERLFDNPDAYFLTGMINSAIVAGTVTFSVVLFSSLAGFAFAKLRFKGSNALLLVIIATMMVPTQLGVIPLYMLMSQLDWNDRLAAVIVPALVTGFGVFLMRQYASQAVSTELIEAARVDGCSTLRIYWNVVLPALRPAAAVLGLLTFMTMWNDFLWPYAVLNDPENPTVQLSLRALSNGYYNDMSQVFTGTALATLPLLIVFIIFGRQIIGGIMEGAVKA; encoded by the coding sequence ATGTCGATCTTCCCGATCTACTGGATGTTCGTGGTCGCCACCCGGTCCAGCGACGCGATGGGGCAGATCCCGCCGCCGCTGACCCCGGGCGGCAACCTGCCGGGCAACATCGAGCGGCTGTTCGACAATCCGGACGCGTACTTCCTCACCGGCATGATCAACTCGGCGATCGTCGCCGGCACCGTCACCTTCTCCGTGGTGCTGTTCTCGTCGCTGGCCGGGTTCGCCTTCGCCAAACTGCGGTTCAAGGGCTCCAACGCCCTGCTGCTGGTGATCATCGCGACGATGATGGTGCCGACCCAGCTCGGCGTCATCCCGCTGTACATGCTGATGAGCCAGCTGGACTGGAACGACCGGCTCGCCGCGGTCATCGTGCCGGCGCTGGTCACCGGCTTCGGGGTGTTCCTGATGCGGCAGTACGCCAGCCAGGCGGTCAGCACCGAACTGATCGAGGCAGCCCGGGTCGACGGCTGCTCCACGCTACGGATCTACTGGAACGTGGTGCTGCCGGCGCTGCGCCCCGCCGCCGCCGTGCTCGGCCTGCTCACCTTCATGACCATGTGGAACGACTTCCTCTGGCCGTACGCGGTGCTCAACGACCCGGAGAACCCCACCGTGCAGTTGTCGCTGCGGGCGCTGTCGAACGGCTACTACAACGACATGTCGCAGGTCTTCACCGGTACGGCGCTCGCTACGCTGCCACTACTGATCGTGTTCATCATTTTCGGCCGTCAGATCATCGGCGGCATCATGGAAGGTGCTGTCAAGGCGTGA
- a CDS encoding sugar ABC transporter permease, whose amino-acid sequence MWLARLDTKASPYLYIAPFFVLFAIFGAYPLGYTFWVSLHDWDLLAAEHPFVGFDNYSRLLGDGDFWNSVLNTLGIFVISTVPQLLLALWLAHLLNRQLRARTSFRMSILIPNITSTAAVAIVFGQLFSREFGMINWALDLVGVDAVDWRNTRFGAWVAISTMVDWRWTGYNALIFLAAMQSIPKDLYESAAIDGARPARQFWSITVPMLRPTIVFCVIISTIGGLQLFTEPLLFNSGPNPIRGGPLRESQTMTMYMFENAFAPHFNFGYGSAIAWMLFALIVVISLINVLVIRRLGNSTRKQG is encoded by the coding sequence CTGTGGCTGGCCCGGCTGGACACCAAAGCATCCCCGTACCTGTACATCGCGCCGTTCTTCGTGCTGTTCGCGATCTTCGGCGCCTACCCGCTGGGCTACACGTTCTGGGTGTCGCTGCACGACTGGGACCTGCTCGCCGCCGAGCACCCGTTCGTCGGCTTCGACAACTACAGCCGGCTGCTCGGCGACGGCGACTTCTGGAACTCGGTGCTCAACACGTTGGGCATCTTCGTCATCTCCACCGTGCCGCAGCTGCTGCTGGCGCTCTGGCTGGCACACCTGTTGAACCGGCAGCTGCGGGCCCGCACCTCGTTCCGGATGAGCATCCTGATCCCGAACATCACCTCGACGGCGGCCGTCGCGATCGTCTTCGGCCAGCTGTTCAGCCGCGAGTTCGGCATGATCAACTGGGCGCTGGACCTGGTCGGCGTCGACGCCGTCGACTGGCGTAACACCCGGTTCGGCGCCTGGGTGGCGATCTCGACGATGGTCGACTGGCGGTGGACCGGCTACAACGCGCTGATCTTCCTGGCCGCGATGCAGTCCATTCCGAAGGACCTGTACGAGTCGGCGGCGATCGACGGCGCGCGACCCGCCCGGCAGTTCTGGTCGATCACCGTGCCGATGCTGCGGCCGACGATCGTCTTCTGCGTCATCATCTCCACCATCGGCGGGCTGCAGTTGTTCACCGAGCCGCTGCTGTTCAACTCCGGCCCCAACCCGATCCGGGGTGGGCCGCTGCGCGAGTCGCAGACCATGACCATGTACATGTTCGAGAACGCGTTCGCGCCGCACTTCAACTTCGGCTACGGCTCGGCGATCGCCTGGATGCTGTTCGCCCTGATCGTCGTCATCTCGCTGATCAACGTGCTGGTGATCCGCCGGCTCGGCAACAGCACCCGGAAGCAGGGGTGA
- a CDS encoding extracellular solute-binding protein gives MGTDSRRRLVTATAAAVTVLAAATGCGGDEAADDGTITLTVDVFGQFGYEELYKQYEAENPGIKIVERGTGTNLDEYSPKLTQWLAAGKGAGDVVAIEEGLLIEYKANPQNFVNLLDHGAAELEGNFMPWKWDQALTADGSQLIGLGTDVGGMAMCYRTDLFEAAGLPTDRDEVSALWPTWQDYISVGGRFIEADTGASFLDAATQTFNTIVLQTAGAAEGYHYYDLDDNLVVDTNPAVKQAWDITMDIIDSDLSGKYGAWSDEWVAAFKQAKFATIACPAWMTGVIEGNAGPEAAGKWDIAKVPGDGGNWGGSHLAVPAQSEHQEEAVKLVKFLTSPEGHIGAFKAKGPLPSSPQALDDPAILEATSEYFNDAPIGQIFGEGAKNLKPVYMGPKNQAVRTEVENAVRTVELGQRTPDEGWTDAVNNAKTAAEK, from the coding sequence ATGGGCACCGATTCACGCCGCCGACTGGTCACCGCGACCGCCGCCGCGGTCACCGTGCTCGCCGCAGCTACCGGCTGCGGCGGCGACGAAGCCGCCGACGACGGCACCATCACCCTGACCGTCGACGTCTTCGGCCAGTTCGGCTATGAGGAGCTGTACAAGCAGTACGAGGCCGAGAACCCCGGGATCAAGATCGTCGAACGGGGCACCGGTACCAACCTTGACGAGTACTCCCCCAAGCTGACCCAGTGGCTGGCCGCCGGCAAGGGTGCAGGCGACGTCGTCGCCATCGAGGAGGGCCTGCTCATCGAGTACAAGGCCAATCCGCAGAACTTCGTGAACCTGCTCGACCACGGCGCCGCCGAGCTCGAAGGCAACTTCATGCCGTGGAAGTGGGACCAGGCGCTGACCGCCGACGGCAGCCAGTTGATCGGGCTCGGCACCGATGTCGGCGGCATGGCGATGTGCTACCGCACCGACCTGTTCGAGGCCGCCGGGCTGCCGACCGACCGCGACGAGGTCTCCGCGCTCTGGCCGACCTGGCAGGACTACATCTCCGTCGGCGGGCGGTTCATCGAGGCCGACACCGGCGCGTCGTTCCTGGACGCGGCGACCCAGACATTCAACACGATCGTGCTGCAGACCGCCGGTGCCGCCGAGGGTTACCACTACTACGACCTCGACGACAACCTCGTCGTCGACACCAACCCGGCCGTCAAGCAGGCCTGGGACATCACCATGGACATCATCGACTCCGATCTGAGCGGCAAGTACGGTGCCTGGTCCGACGAGTGGGTGGCCGCGTTCAAGCAGGCCAAGTTCGCCACCATCGCCTGCCCCGCCTGGATGACCGGGGTCATCGAGGGCAACGCCGGCCCGGAGGCGGCCGGCAAATGGGACATCGCCAAGGTGCCCGGTGACGGCGGCAACTGGGGCGGATCGCACCTGGCGGTGCCGGCGCAGAGCGAGCACCAGGAGGAAGCCGTCAAGCTGGTCAAGTTCCTGACCAGCCCGGAGGGGCACATCGGGGCGTTCAAGGCCAAGGGCCCGCTGCCGTCGTCGCCGCAGGCGCTCGACGATCCGGCGATCCTGGAGGCGACCAGCGAGTACTTCAACGACGCCCCGATCGGGCAGATCTTCGGTGAGGGCGCCAAGAACCTCAAGCCGGTCTACATGGGACCGAAGAACCAGGCGGTCCGCACCGAGGTGGAGAACGCCGTCCGTACGGTCGAGCTGGGTCAGCGTACGCCCGACGAGGGCTGGACCGACGCGGTGAACAACGCCAAGACGGCGGCCGAGAAGTGA
- a CDS encoding YbjN domain-containing protein, translated as MSGRAEVAALIEAVCAERELSWEPTGDLSYAVTLPGTHKLKTVCNLIVGEQALRIEAFVMRQPDERRTELWTWLLRRNARMYGVAFSIDAVGDIYLTGRVGLAGITEDELDRILGSVLTYADESFDAMLEIGFGSAIRREWEWRVKRGESLANLRAFAHLFDDKTPEDPGL; from the coding sequence ATGAGCGGACGAGCCGAGGTGGCGGCGCTGATCGAGGCGGTCTGCGCCGAGCGCGAGCTGAGCTGGGAACCGACCGGTGACCTGTCGTACGCGGTGACGTTGCCGGGCACCCACAAGCTGAAGACGGTGTGCAATCTGATCGTCGGCGAGCAGGCGCTGCGAATAGAAGCATTCGTGATGCGGCAGCCCGATGAACGGCGTACCGAGTTGTGGACCTGGCTGCTGCGACGCAACGCCCGGATGTACGGTGTCGCCTTTTCGATCGACGCGGTCGGCGACATCTACCTCACCGGTCGTGTCGGGCTGGCCGGTATCACCGAAGACGAACTGGACCGGATACTCGGCTCGGTGCTCACCTATGCCGACGAGTCATTCGACGCGATGCTGGAGATCGGCTTCGGTTCGGCGATCCGCCGCGAGTGGGAATGGCGGGTCAAGAGAGGTGAATCGCTGGCGAACCTGCGCGCCTTCGCGCACCTTTTCGACGACAAGACGCCGGAGGATCCAGGTTTGTAG
- a CDS encoding SDR family oxidoreductase, with amino-acid sequence MTPIAIVTGASSGIGAATARRLAAEGFHVVAAARRGDRLADLVDSIRDNGGAATAVTCDVTDDGSVAGLAQAVSGLAQQGDPPGRVTLLVNNAGGARGLDPVESAPVADWRWMYEVNVLGTLRVTQALLPALTASGAGTVVVIGSTAGQVVYEGGGGYTAAKHGQTALTETLRLELCGRPVRVVEIDPGMVRTDEFSVNRFGGDTARADAVYAGVAEPLVADDIADCVAWCVTRPPHVNVDRLVVRPLAQAAQHKVHRVLPG; translated from the coding sequence ATGACACCGATCGCCATCGTCACCGGAGCGTCCAGCGGGATCGGCGCGGCCACCGCCCGCCGGCTGGCCGCCGAGGGCTTCCACGTGGTCGCCGCCGCCCGCCGCGGCGACCGGCTCGCCGACCTGGTCGACTCGATTCGCGACAACGGCGGGGCCGCCACTGCGGTGACCTGCGACGTCACCGACGACGGGTCGGTGGCCGGGCTGGCGCAGGCGGTCAGCGGGTTGGCCCAGCAGGGTGACCCGCCCGGGCGGGTCACCCTGCTGGTGAACAACGCCGGCGGGGCGCGCGGGCTGGACCCGGTCGAGTCCGCACCGGTGGCCGACTGGCGGTGGATGTACGAGGTGAACGTGCTCGGCACGCTGCGGGTCACCCAGGCTCTGCTACCGGCGCTGACCGCCAGCGGGGCCGGCACCGTCGTGGTGATCGGCTCCACCGCCGGGCAGGTCGTCTACGAGGGCGGTGGCGGCTACACCGCAGCCAAGCACGGCCAGACCGCGCTTACCGAGACGCTACGGCTGGAGCTGTGCGGCCGGCCGGTCCGGGTGGTCGAGATCGATCCGGGCATGGTGCGTACCGACGAGTTCAGCGTGAACCGGTTTGGCGGGGACACCGCGCGGGCCGACGCGGTCTACGCCGGGGTGGCCGAGCCGCTGGTCGCCGACGACATCGCGGACTGCGTCGCCTGGTGCGTCACCCGCCCGCCGCACGTCAACGTGGACCGGCTGGTGGTCCGCCCGTTGGCCCAGGCAGCGCAGCACAAGGTGCATCGGGTGCTGCCCGGGTGA
- a CDS encoding maleylpyruvate isomerase family mycothiol-dependent enzyme — translation MSRLHGSKDFWLGALRADGPAFRAAVAQVPLDAPVPSCPDWTVVDLVHHLGVVYVWVRETVSRGVADPREERPPVVAKPDGAEAVGWWQQEFDALVTLLDGLDPEIPAWNWAPQAKKVGFWVRRMAHETAVHRWDAQTAIAGVEPVEAKLAADGISEVLDSWLPAGRRRRRQPAYGVAHLVATDAEQEWYVRLRGEGMALLDTDTILDSDDHHTRTLATGTASDLLLALWGRVQFDVLDVSGDAALLDALRVG, via the coding sequence ATGAGCAGGCTGCACGGCTCCAAGGACTTCTGGCTCGGCGCACTACGGGCGGACGGTCCGGCGTTCCGGGCCGCGGTCGCCCAGGTGCCGCTGGACGCGCCGGTGCCGTCCTGCCCGGACTGGACGGTCGTCGACCTGGTGCACCATCTCGGCGTCGTGTACGTGTGGGTGCGGGAGACCGTGTCGCGCGGTGTCGCCGATCCGCGGGAGGAGCGGCCGCCGGTGGTTGCCAAACCCGACGGGGCCGAGGCGGTCGGCTGGTGGCAGCAGGAGTTCGACGCGCTGGTCACCCTGCTGGACGGGCTCGACCCGGAGATACCGGCATGGAACTGGGCGCCGCAAGCCAAGAAGGTGGGCTTCTGGGTCCGGCGGATGGCGCACGAGACCGCGGTGCACCGCTGGGACGCGCAGACGGCGATCGCCGGGGTGGAGCCGGTGGAGGCGAAGCTGGCCGCCGACGGGATCAGCGAGGTGCTGGACTCCTGGCTGCCGGCGGGCCGGCGGCGCAGGCGCCAGCCAGCGTACGGAGTGGCGCATCTGGTGGCGACCGACGCCGAACAGGAGTGGTACGTCCGGTTGCGGGGCGAGGGTATGGCGCTGCTGGACACCGACACGATCCTCGACTCCGATGATCACCACACCCGGACCCTGGCCACCGGCACCGCGAGTGACCTGCTCCTCGCACTCTGGGGTCGGGTGCAGTTCGACGTGCTGGACGTCTCCGGCGACGCAGCGCTGCTGGACGCGCTGCGGGTCGGCTGA
- a CDS encoding MFS transporter: protein MSRARGWLQQTTSGLPRAFWYLWTGSLINRLGSFVVIFLAIYLTAGRGLSGSQAGLVLGAWGAGGAVGTLLGGTLADRWGRRPTLLTAHLGAATMLIVLGLADRWWLLLVGAALLGLFNEGARPAYGAMMIDVVPAADRLRAFSLNYWAINLGYAFAAVLAGLAAQVDYFLLFAVNASTTLATAALVFVKVGETRPATQAAAPLGAAVVAARPAGLLVVVTDRVFLGFVGLNVLLAMVFMQHGSMLPIAMADDGLSPTTFGAVMALNGVLIVIGQLFVPRLITGRNRSHVLALAAVIVGVGFGLTAVADVAWLYAVTVLIWTAGEMLNSPSNATLIAELTPAALRGRYQGVFSLSWSVAAFAAPITGGFVWQYAGNTALWLGCAAIGGVVAVGQLIAGPARERRAAELRTGASAVTRPTQSQLTTPERSQQPLAPAHPQ from the coding sequence ATGTCGCGTGCGCGGGGATGGCTACAGCAGACCACCAGCGGCCTGCCCCGGGCCTTCTGGTACCTGTGGACCGGCAGTCTGATCAACCGGCTCGGCTCGTTCGTCGTGATCTTCCTGGCCATCTACCTGACCGCCGGGCGCGGCCTGTCCGGCTCCCAGGCCGGCCTGGTGCTCGGCGCCTGGGGCGCCGGCGGAGCCGTCGGCACCCTGCTCGGCGGGACGCTCGCCGACCGCTGGGGGCGACGCCCGACGCTGCTCACCGCGCACCTGGGCGCTGCCACCATGCTGATCGTCCTCGGGTTGGCCGACCGGTGGTGGCTGCTCCTGGTGGGCGCCGCACTGCTCGGCCTGTTCAACGAGGGCGCGCGGCCGGCGTACGGGGCGATGATGATCGACGTGGTCCCGGCCGCCGACCGGCTGCGGGCCTTCTCGCTCAACTACTGGGCCATCAACCTGGGGTACGCGTTCGCAGCGGTGCTCGCCGGACTCGCCGCGCAGGTCGACTACTTCCTGCTGTTCGCGGTGAACGCGAGCACCACCCTGGCCACCGCCGCGCTGGTCTTCGTCAAGGTCGGTGAGACCCGGCCGGCGACCCAGGCGGCGGCACCGCTCGGCGCGGCCGTGGTCGCGGCCCGACCGGCCGGGTTGCTGGTTGTCGTCACCGACCGGGTCTTCCTCGGCTTCGTCGGGCTGAACGTGCTGCTGGCCATGGTGTTCATGCAGCACGGCTCGATGTTGCCGATCGCGATGGCCGACGACGGGCTGTCGCCCACCACGTTCGGCGCGGTGATGGCGCTCAACGGCGTACTCATCGTGATCGGGCAGCTCTTCGTCCCCCGGCTGATCACCGGCCGCAACCGCTCGCACGTGCTGGCTCTGGCGGCGGTGATCGTCGGGGTCGGCTTCGGCCTGACCGCCGTCGCCGACGTCGCCTGGTTGTACGCGGTGACAGTGCTGATCTGGACCGCTGGCGAAATGCTCAACTCGCCATCGAACGCGACGCTGATCGCCGAGCTGACCCCGGCCGCGCTGCGCGGCCGGTACCAGGGCGTCTTCTCGCTGTCCTGGTCGGTTGCCGCCTTCGCCGCGCCGATCACCGGCGGCTTCGTCTGGCAGTACGCGGGAAACACCGCGCTGTGGCTCGGCTGCGCCGCTATCGGCGGGGTGGTCGCGGTGGGTCAGCTGATCGCCGGACCGGCGCGCGAGCGGCGGGCCGCCGAGCTGCGGACGGGCGCGTCGGCCGTGACCCGGCCGACCCAGTCCCAGCTCACGACGCCGGAACGATCCCAGCAGCCGCTGGCACCGGCCCATCCGCAGTAG
- the mshA gene encoding D-inositol-3-phosphate glycosyltransferase — protein MQVGQAGQGDNQPPPRPRRVATLSVHTSPLDSPGTGDAGGMNVYIVEVSRRLAEAGVEVEIFTRATAGGVPPVVEMAPGVRVRQVISGPLEPLPKEDLPAQLCAFTAGVLRAEAARAPGYYDLIHSHYWLSGQVGWLAKERWGVPLVHTAHTLAKVKNARLAAGDRPEPACRIIGEEQVVSEADHLVANTRTEAGELIDWYGAGADRVSVVEPGVDLDRFRPGPPGREQATRAAARRRFGLPVRGHLVAFVGRIQPLKAPDVLLRAVAALRRRDPGAVADLTVVVAGGPSGTGLDQPRALIDLARSLGVDDLVQFMPPLARTDLPALFRAADLVAVPSYNESFGLVALEAQACGTPVLAASVGGLVTAVRDGRSGVLVAGHRPEDWGRAIGDLLAAPALRDRLGRGAVEHARQFSWARTAAGLLDVYGGAVRAYRAATAAGMSRDADALSASVG, from the coding sequence GTGCAGGTGGGTCAGGCCGGGCAGGGTGACAACCAGCCGCCGCCGCGTCCCCGTCGGGTCGCGACACTGTCGGTGCACACCTCTCCGCTGGACTCGCCGGGCACCGGCGACGCCGGCGGCATGAACGTCTACATCGTCGAGGTGTCCCGGCGGCTGGCCGAGGCCGGCGTGGAGGTCGAGATCTTCACCCGGGCGACGGCGGGCGGCGTACCGCCGGTGGTGGAGATGGCACCCGGCGTACGGGTGCGGCAGGTGATCTCCGGCCCGCTGGAACCGCTGCCGAAGGAGGACCTGCCGGCGCAGCTCTGCGCGTTCACCGCCGGGGTGCTGCGGGCGGAAGCCGCCCGGGCACCCGGCTACTACGACCTGATCCACTCGCACTACTGGCTCTCCGGGCAGGTCGGGTGGCTGGCGAAGGAGCGCTGGGGGGTGCCGCTGGTGCACACCGCGCACACTCTCGCCAAGGTCAAGAACGCCCGGCTGGCAGCCGGTGACCGGCCTGAACCGGCCTGCCGGATCATCGGCGAGGAACAGGTGGTCAGCGAGGCGGACCATCTGGTGGCCAACACCAGGACCGAGGCCGGCGAGTTGATCGACTGGTACGGCGCCGGGGCGGACCGGGTGTCCGTGGTCGAACCGGGCGTCGACCTGGACCGGTTCCGGCCCGGCCCACCCGGACGGGAACAGGCCACCAGGGCGGCCGCCCGACGGCGGTTCGGCCTGCCGGTCCGCGGCCATCTGGTGGCGTTCGTCGGCCGAATCCAGCCGCTGAAGGCACCCGACGTACTGCTGCGCGCGGTGGCTGCACTACGTCGGCGGGATCCGGGCGCGGTCGCCGATCTCACGGTGGTGGTCGCCGGTGGCCCCAGCGGAACCGGTCTGGACCAGCCGCGGGCTCTGATCGACCTGGCGAGATCGCTGGGAGTGGACGATCTGGTGCAGTTCATGCCGCCGCTGGCCCGTACCGACCTGCCGGCCCTGTTCCGGGCCGCCGACCTGGTCGCGGTGCCGTCGTACAACGAATCGTTCGGTCTGGTCGCCCTGGAGGCTCAGGCCTGCGGCACGCCGGTGCTGGCCGCCTCCGTCGGTGGACTGGTCACCGCGGTCCGCGACGGGCGCAGCGGAGTGCTGGTCGCCGGGCACCGCCCGGAGGACTGGGGCCGGGCGATCGGCGATCTGCTGGCCGCCCCGGCGTTGCGGGACCGGCTCGGGCGGGGCGCGGTGGAACACGCCCGGCAGTTCTCCTGGGCACGCACTGCGGCCGGGCTGCTCGACGTCTACGGTGGGGCGGTGCGGGCGTACCGCGCGGCGACCGCCGCCGGGATGTCCCGGGACGCCGACGCCCTGTCGGCGAGCGTGGGCTGA
- a CDS encoding class I SAM-dependent methyltransferase, which translates to MSGGRAARPGGARATDPARPVGEVTRGTTAPNRLRRADRWIAYRCGPALTDSAGPPLVVDLGFGAHPVTTVELAARLRAVRPDVRVVGLEIDPDRVTAAAPAATPPELIFGRGGFELAGLRPVLVRAFNVLRQYAESDVATAWATMRAALAPGGLLVEGTCDEPGRVCSWVLLDATGPVSLTLAGRLATLAGPAGGGPAVLAERLPKALIHRNVPGERVHALLRALDESWRAAAGYRPYGPRQRWLHTVSALRDGGWPVLDRPARWRLGELTVPWSAVAPTDGATVESGRRVS; encoded by the coding sequence GTGAGCGGGGGGCGGGCGGCCCGGCCGGGCGGAGCCCGCGCGACCGACCCGGCACGGCCGGTCGGCGAGGTCACCCGGGGCACCACCGCACCGAACCGACTGCGCCGGGCCGACCGGTGGATCGCGTACCGCTGCGGGCCGGCGCTGACGGACTCGGCCGGTCCACCGCTGGTTGTCGACCTGGGTTTCGGTGCCCATCCGGTGACCACCGTCGAACTGGCCGCCCGGCTGCGGGCGGTGCGGCCGGACGTGCGGGTGGTCGGGCTGGAGATCGACCCGGACCGGGTCACGGCGGCGGCTCCGGCTGCCACGCCACCAGAACTGATCTTCGGCCGGGGTGGATTCGAGCTGGCCGGACTTCGGCCGGTGCTGGTCCGCGCGTTCAACGTGCTGCGCCAGTACGCCGAGTCCGACGTCGCAACGGCGTGGGCGACGATGCGCGCCGCGCTGGCCCCCGGCGGGTTGCTGGTCGAGGGGACCTGCGACGAGCCGGGCCGGGTCTGCTCCTGGGTGCTGCTCGACGCCACCGGGCCGGTCTCGCTGACCCTGGCCGGCCGGTTGGCCACCCTGGCCGGCCCGGCCGGCGGCGGGCCGGCGGTGCTCGCCGAACGGCTACCGAAGGCGCTGATCCACCGCAACGTGCCGGGCGAGCGGGTGCACGCGCTGCTGCGGGCGCTCGACGAGAGTTGGCGGGCGGCGGCCGGCTATAGGCCGTACGGGCCACGGCAGCGCTGGCTGCACACGGTGTCGGCGCTGCGGGACGGCGGCTGGCCGGTGCTGGACCGACCGGCGCGGTGGCGGCTCGGCGAGTTGACCGTGCCCTGGTCGGCGGTGGCCCCGACCGACGGCGCAACGGTCGAATCCGGCCGGCGGGTCAGCTAG